GATGGATTCAGCAACTTCCACTCCCGCATCGACGGTTTCGACGATGCCGTCCGATCCCGGAACAACCGGAACGCCCGCCTGTTTCATCGTGGTTCTGGCCACATCTTTTGTTCCCATTTGGCTGATGGCCCATGCGCTCGGTCCAATGAACGTAATATTGCACGCTTCGCATATCTCGGCGAAATCAGCATTTTCCGCGAGAAATCCGTAACCAGGGTGAATGCCCTCTACGCCCGTTAATGTCGCAACGCTCATAATATTCGTGATGTTCAGGTAACTCCCTGCTGATGATACCGGTCCGATACAGTACGCTTCGTCAGCAAGTTTGACATGCAGGGCTTCTTTATCTGCTTCGGAAAACACCGCAACAGTCTCAATCCCAAGCTCTTTGCAAGCCCGTATGACCCTGACAGCAATCTCTCCTCTGTTGGCAATCAGTATTTTTTTCAGCATCCTCATCACCTACTCCGGTTTCACTAGGAAAAGCTCCTGTCCGTATTCGACAAGCTCTCCGTTCTCAACCAGTATTTCAACAATTTCTCCGTTGGCTTCAGCTTCAATCTCATTCATTAATTTCATCGCCTCGACAATGCAGACAACAGTATCAGCTTTTACCCGGTCCCCTTTTTGGACGTAAGGAGCCTCATCAGGTGATGGTGCTTCATAGAACGTTCCGACCATTGGTGAAGTGACGCTGACAAGTCCGCTTCTGTCTGGTTCGGAAGGTTCTGATACCTTAGCCGGTTCTGTGACCTGTTTCTGTTCAGGTTCAGTCGTCCTTGCAACAGGTTCGCTATGTATCTTTTCTTCCGTCGGCGCCGGTGCAGGTGAGGCAACCGTCCTCGTGACTTCACCCTGATGTTTTCGCAACGTCACTTTGGAACCGTTTTGCTCAAACTCAAATTCATCAATCGATGATTCATCAATTAACTTAATGAGTTCTCTGATTTCCTGGATTTTCAACATCGTTATCACTCCATTTCGTTAATATCCGCTGTATATACAGCATAATCGGTGGTATACGTCTTATTATCTGATAAATTCAACTACGTATTAGGACGTAGTCATAATTATGCTACCGTAATTACAGTGAAAAGAAAACCTATTTTTCGATTATTTTTTCAGAATCGAGTAGGAGGGGCTTCACAGCCCCGACCTCTCACACCACCGTACGTACGGACCCGTATACGGCGGTTCAATAAGTTGAGTATGCATGCTCGTAGAGTTGACTCATGTCTTTGAGTCCCCACCCTGCGAGCTTTTCTATTTTGATGGCTTTGTGCAGTGTCTCGTTCTTGGAGGCACGCCAATAGCCTTTGCGAGTGTTTGCCATTTTCCAAGCTTCTTCGGTTTCAATGCCATACTTCATCAAATTCTTGTATCTCGTTTTAATTTTCTTCCACTGTTTCCAGATCAGTTGCCTCAGCCGATGGTGTAACCATTGCTTAATGCTGTTGATAAAGGATTTCATGTAACTGATGCCATAGTAGTTGATCCAGCCGGTTGTCACCTGGTTAATCTTAAGAATAATGTAATCGAAGGAGTTCGCCTGGTTTCATTATTACTTTTGTGAATGCAAAACCCCAGAAACTTTCGTTTCGTTGGTGATCCTATAGCACTTTTCTCTTGGTTCACACTCAGTTTAAGTGTTCCCTCGAGGAAAGTTGTTGTGTTAAGGAGCACACGCTCCGCAGCTCTGCGACTTTTAACGTAGATGCAAAAGTCATCTGCATATCTGACGAAACGGTGGCCTCTTCTTTCCAATTCCTTATCCAGTTCATGTAGGTAAACATTGCTGAGAATCGGTGATAAGTTGCCGCCTTGCGGTGCACCGTTTCTTGAAGATTCCCAGTTGTCCCCTATCATAATCCCGCTTTTAAGAAACTTCCAGATCAGTTTCAAGATGATCGGATCCTGAATATATTGTTCAAGATAGTTCATCAGCTTTTGATGGGGAATCGTATCAAAATAACTTTTCAGATCGATATCCACGACCATTTTGAATCCTTCATCATAATATTTTGCGGCTTGTTTAATCGCTTGTTTGGCATTTTTACCCGGTCTGAACCCATAACTGTTTGGAGAGAAGTGCGGATCTATTATCGGTTCAATAACTTGAAAAATCGCTTGCTGGACCATACGGTCCCGGACTGCCGGTATCCCCAATTTGCGTTTCTTTCCATTCTCTTTCGGAATCTCTACCCGTTTTACGGGCAAAGGTTGATATGTCCCTTTTTGGATTTTGGCTATCAATGGTTTCGCATATTGGTGAACATGTGCTTCAAGTTGGTCAACGGTCATCCCGTCGACCCCGGGGTTTCCTTTATTGGAAATCACCCGGTTCATCGCCAAATTCAGGTTATCCGGACAGACCACTCTGTCAATTAATTGCATACCGCTTTTCGACTCCTTTCGTTGCCAGATTGCTACACGCTTC
This genomic window from [Bacillus] selenitireducens MLS10 contains:
- the ltrA gene encoding group II intron reverse transcriptase/maturase, which gives rise to MQKRVAIWQRKESKSGMQLIDRVVCPDNLNLAMNRVISNKGNPGVDGMTVDQLEAHVHQYAKPLIAKIQKGTYQPLPVKRVEIPKENGKKRKLGIPAVRDRMVQQAIFQVIEPIIDPHFSPNSYGFRPGKNAKQAIKQAAKYYDEGFKMVVDIDLKSYFDTIPHQKLMNYLEQYIQDPIILKLIWKFLKSGIMIGDNWESSRNGAPQGGNLSPILSNVYLHELDKELERRGHRFVRYADDFCIYVKSRRAAERVLLNTTTFLEGTLKLSVNQEKSAIGSPTKRKFLGFCIHKSNNETRRTPSITLFLRLTR
- the accB gene encoding acetyl-CoA carboxylase biotin carboxyl carrier protein produces the protein MLKIQEIRELIKLIDESSIDEFEFEQNGSKVTLRKHQGEVTRTVASPAPAPTEEKIHSEPVARTTEPEQKQVTEPAKVSEPSEPDRSGLVSVTSPMVGTFYEAPSPDEAPYVQKGDRVKADTVVCIVEAMKLMNEIEAEANGEIVEILVENGELVEYGQELFLVKPE
- a CDS encoding group II intron maturase-specific domain-containing protein, with the translated sequence MTTGWINYYGISYMKSFINSIKQWLHHRLRQLIWKQWKKIKTRYKNLMKYGIETEEAWKMANTRKGYWRASKNETLHKAIKIEKLAGWGLKDMSQLYEHAYSTY